The following coding sequences are from one Delphinus delphis chromosome 19, mDelDel1.2, whole genome shotgun sequence window:
- the LIAT1 gene encoding protein LIAT1, translating to MDCGGGDGVSEDGEEEEREGCMAASQGSRLPRISGCASELTKRKVKKKKKRKTKGSGKGHDKHQSRDLKTQQLSPSFHDILSPSKDHGPGPEHRQDRDESKLTPSYSSAVCLPCFAKIEETLSNQINESLRWDGVLADPEAEKERIRIYKQNRRKRYQVWALRGFHSGSRDEEAPENPAYLSDQTAAAAASSPC from the exons ATGGACTGCGGCGGTGGGGATGGGGTGTCGGAGGACggcgaggaggaggagagagagggctgCATGGCGGCTTCGCAGGGGTCCAGACTGCCCCGCATCTCGGGCTGCGCCTCAGAACTGACCAAACGGaaggtgaagaagaaaaagaagagaaagaccaAGGGGTCTGGGAAGGGGCACG ATAAACATCAGAGTCGAGACCTGAAGACCCAGCAGCTGTCTCCATCCTTCCATGACATCTTAAGTCCCAGCAAAGATCATGGCCCGGGGCCAGAGCACAGACAGGACAGGGATGAAAGCAAGCTCACCCCCTCTTACTCCTCTGCCGTGTGTCTCCCCTGCTTTGCCAAAATAGAAGAGACCCTTTCCAACCAGATCAACGAAAGTCTGCGTTGGGATGGCGTTCTCGCCGACccagaggcagaaaaggaaaggatTCGCATTTACAAGCAGAACCGGAGGAAGCGGTACCAGGTTTGGGCCCTGAGGGGCTTCCACTCTGGCTCCCGTGACGAGGAGGCCCCAGAGAACCCAGCCTACCTCTCTGACCAGACGGCGGCAGCGGCGGCCAGCAGCCCTTGCTGA